Below is a window of Halogeometricum rufum DNA.
CGGCCTCGTACGGGTCGGCGAACGTCAGCGTCGCGGCCATCGGGTTCAGCGAGGGCGTCGCGGGGTCGGTCACGCCGACGAGGCCGACTCGCGCGCCGTCCACCTCGCGGACCGCGTGGGGGACCACGTGGTCGGGGGCGAACGGGCCGCCGTCCTCGTCGCGGACGTTCGCCGACACCCACGTCTGCGGCGAGTCGGCGACGACGCCGCGCGTCGCGTCCGGCCCGTAGTCGAAGTCGTGGTTGCCGAACGTGTCGAAGTCGGCGTCGACGGCGTCGAACAGGTCCAGCGACTGCCGCCCGCGTTCGACGAGGGCGAGGACGCCCGGCGAGGTGGTGTCGCCCGTCCCGCAGACGAGGGCGTCCGGGCCGTCCAGCGCGCGCACGCACCCCGCGAAGCGCCCGGCGCGGACGGGGTCGTCGTAGACGTTCTCGATGTCCGAATAGTGGAGGAGACGCGGCATTCACCTGCGGTGACGCCGCGAAGAAGTTGAAGTCGTCGGTCGCTGCTCGGGGCCGGCGTCAGGTCACGCCTGCTGGCCGGACTCCAACTGGAACGCCACTTCCACTTCGGCCTGGTACTCTCGGTCCTCGACGCTCGCTATCTCGACGCCCATCTCCTTCACTTCGACCCAGTGAACGTTGTCGAGCGTCTCGTTCGCTCTGTCGACGGCGTCGTCTACCGCCGCGTCGAAACTCTCGTCGCTCCGTCCGATCAGAGTTATCTTCTTGTAGACCATCGCAGGGCATAGCTACACCCGCTGACATGATAAAGAGCGGGGCCGGACGGCCGCCGTCGGGCGCTCACGCTCGCGACCCGTCGAACCGAGCCGTCAACGCCGTCACCACCTCGCTGAGTTGTCCGCTCCCCCACGTGGCGACGACTATCGCGCCCGCGGTGTCGAACAGGAGGTCCATCATGGTGTCCTCCAGTCCGTACTGCGTGAGGACGCTCCCGAACCCGAACGACGCGGCGACGAGCGATATCGCGAACTCGAGGACTTCCCAGAAGACGCCGAAGGCGAGGGTGAACGTGAGGATGAAGACGAACATGAACCGCGGGGGGAGGGAGACGGCTTCGCTGTGCAGGTCGAACGCCCGGGCCGTGGAGTAGCCGACGGCGGCGACGATGCTGGCCGAGAGGGCGTGCGTGAGGTGGTCCCACCACCAGACGTCGGCGTACGGCGTACCGACGACGGGAAGCGCGACGGTGCCGAGACCGTGCAGGAAGACGGCCGACGTGATCCACAGCGTCAACCCGGCGTCCATCGGGATGCCGTGGTCGCGTTCGAGCGTCTCCGGCAGGAAGGTGACGCCGAACCCGACGAGTGCGTTGACGAACACGCCGCTGTTTCGGCTCAGGAGGCCGACGACGACCATCACCCCGAGCAGAATCTGCATCAGTCGCGTCGCCTGTCGCTGGCGTCGGACCGAGATGCGGAGGGCGTCCCGGACCTTCACCGCGAGGACACCTCCTCGTCGTCGCTCGCCACGACGGGCCGCGACCCGGCGTCGCCCTCCGGGATGCGGCGACGGAGGCGGGCGCGGCGGCGGAAGTAGTACTCGAACAGGACGCCCGCGAACACGCCCGCGACGGTGGCGGCGACGAAGTCCCACATCAACGCCTCCTCGATGACGGCCTCCGGCCGTCCGTCGAACAGGAACGACGTTCCGACGAGGACGTCGGACGCCCACCGGACGACGGCCCACACGCCCGCGGCGGCCATCGTGGTGACGACGACGAACGCGATGGCGAACGAGTGGTTCATCCGGACCGTGGTGAACACGTCGAGTTCGACGGCGACGATGAGGGCGACGGCGGCGACGGCGAGGTAGGTGGTGACGCGACCGGTGAACGTCATCCCGCCCACCGTCTCCCCGGCGACGAGGGCGCGGCCGATGATGGGGAGGGCGGCGACGAACAGCACCTCCCACGGGAGCATCGACGTGGGGTCACGGAGGGCCACCGCCGGGATGACCGCGAAGACGGCGACGGCGGCGGTGAAGCCCGCCCAC
It encodes the following:
- a CDS encoding dodecin, which produces MVYKKITLIGRSDESFDAAVDDAVDRANETLDNVHWVEVKEMGVEIASVEDREYQAEVEVAFQLESGQQA